One stretch of Acanthochromis polyacanthus isolate Apoly-LR-REF ecotype Palm Island chromosome 16, KAUST_Apoly_ChrSc, whole genome shotgun sequence DNA includes these proteins:
- the LOC110950253 gene encoding nuclear factor 7, ovary-like: protein MASGSELNLCCPVCHDIFTDPVLLPCSHSFCKACLRRWWRLKQAHTCPVCKSTSGRKHPPRNLALKNLCEAFVLERDQKAETFCRLHSEKLKLFCLDHQQPVCLICRDSEKHSDHKFRPIDEAARDRREELQNSLKPLEEKLKLFEQVKGNYVQTAAHIRVQARHAKREIKKQFKKLYEFLEMEEEERIAAVRDEEKQKREVMEEKMEALSRQIGALSDTIRATEEELRAEDVSFLHNYEASVDRVQRCPQLEDPQLLSGALIDEAQHLGNLTFNIFNKLSEVGSYSPVILDPNTAHPGLVLSEDLSCVKWGETPRLPDNPERFDSSCIVLGSEGFKSGLHSWEVEVGDCSHWVLGVAPESVERKGHLDSRSGLWTIGLHRGTYKAFSPINPMFVLPVKEQLQRIRVDLDCDRRELSFSDPNNLIHTFSCTSTETLFPFVGTSDEYLLRIRSHTVSKQNNTSYSDADSKDSDDNDLKCDDYDDSSIFD from the coding sequence ATGGCTTCTGGATCAGAGCTGAATCTCTGCTGTCCGGTCTGCCACGACATCTTTACAGATCCTGTTCTTCTGCCATGTAGCCATAGCTTCTGTAAAGCCTGCCTTCGGAGGTGGTGGAGACTGAAACAAGCTCACACGTGCCCTGTTTGTAAGAGCACATCTGGAAGGAAACACCCACCACGTAACTTGGCATTAAAGAACCTGTGTGAGGCCTTTGTATTGGAGAGAGATCAGAAGGCGGAGACTTTCTGCCGTCTGCACTCGgagaaactcaaactcttctgtCTGGACCATCAGCAGCCAGTTTGTCTCATCTGCAGAGATTCAGAAAAACACTCCGATCATAAGTTCAGACCCATCGATGAAGCAGCACGGGATCGCAGAGAAGAGCTCCAGAATTCCCTAAAACCCCTAGAGGAGAAACTCAAGCTCTTTGAGCAAGTTAAAGGGAACTACGTCCAGACGGCAGCACACATTAGAGTCCAGGCCCGGCATGCAAAGAGGGAGATTAAGAAGCAGTTTAAAAAGCTTTATGAGTTTCTAGAAATGGAAGAAGAGGAAAGGATCGCTGCTGTAAGGGACGAGGAAAAGCAAAAACgcgaggtgatggaggagaagatggaggctcTGAGCAGACAGATAGGAGCTCTGTCAGACACCATCAGAGCCACAGAGGAGGAGCTGAGAGCCGAAGATGTCTCCTTCCTCCACAACTACGAGGCTTCGGTGGATCGAGTCCAGCGCTGCCCCCAACTGGAGGAtccacagctgctctcaggAGCTCTGATAGACGAGGCTCAACATCTGGGCAACCTGACCTTCAACATCTTTAACAAGCTGAGTGAAGTGGGCTCTTACAGTCCTGTGATCTTGGATCCAAACACTGCTCATCCAGGACTCGTCCTGTCTGAAGATCTGAGCTGTGTCAAATGGGGAGAGACGCCGAGGCTTCCAGACAACCCAGAGAGGTTTGACAGCTCCTGCATCGTCCTCGGATCTGAGGGCTTTAAATCAGGGCTTCACAGctgggaggtggaggtgggagacTGCTCACACTGGGTTCTAGGTGTAGCACCAGAGTCTGTGGAACGGAAAGGACATTTAGACTCACGGTCTGGATTGTGGACAATCGGGTTACATAGAGGCACATACAAAGCTTTCTCCCCTATAAATCCAATGTTTGTCCTTCCGGTGAAGGAGCAGCTCCAGAGGATCAGAGTAGATCTGGACTGTGACAGAAGAGAGCTGAGCTTCTCTGATCCCAACAACCTCATACACACCTTCTCATGCACTTCCACTGAGACGCTGTTCCCGTTTGTCGGCACAAGTGATGAGTACCTACTCAGGATACGATCACACACAGTATCCAAACAAAATAATACCTCTTACAGTGATGCTGACAGCAAAGACAGTGATgataatgacttgaaatgtgatgattaTGATGACTCCTCTATCTTTGACTAA